The nucleotide sequence AACGGGCCAGCAGTTCCGGCAGCGCATAGCCAGCCACCAGCGACGTGACGCCCAGATTGAGCGTACCGGTGATGCGCTGGCGCCCGGCGGTGAACGCCGATCGCGCATGGCTGACCTCGGCCAGAATACGCTGGGCATGACGCAGGAAGGTATGGCCGCGATGGGTGAGCGCCATGCCGCGGGCATGACGCTGGACCAGCGTCACCCCCAGGTCCGACTCCAGCGACTTGATCGCCTCGGTGATCGTCGACTGCGACGCAAACAACTCGCGCGCCGCACCGGAGATCGAGCCGATCTCGGCCACGGCCACGAAATAACGCAGTTGCTGGAAGGAAAAACTCATCGGCCCGCCCCCTTCGCCTTGAAGCCGCGATGCTACCGGAACCGGGCGCGACAACAGACTATCGCGTTCAGCCGGGCTCCGCCCATTCGTTGGGTGGCAGCAGCGCCTTGACGTTGTCCAGCGTATCCGCCTCTTCCAGCGGCTTGTCGGTGCGCCAGCGGGCGATACGCGGGAAGCGCACGGCAATACCGGACTTATGCCGGTTCGAGGCCTGGATGCCCTCGAAATGCAGCTCGAAGACATGCTGCGGCGTCACCGAGCGCACCGGGCCGAAACGCTCTTTGGTGTTCTTTCGGATCCAGGCATCCACCTGGCGAATCTCTTTGTCGGTAAGCCCGGAGTAGGCCTTGGCAAACGGCACCAGCGCGTCGCCGTCCCAGACGGCGAAGGTATAGTCGGTCAACAGGCTCGAACGCCGGCCCGAGCCCGGCTGGGCATAGAGCAGTACGGCATCGACCGAGAATGGATCGATCTTCCATTTCCACCAGTCGCCGCGTACGCGCCCGACCCGATACGGCGAACCGAGCCGTTTGAGCACGAAACCCTCGGTGGCGAACTCGCGGGAGCGCTCGCGCAGGGCGGCGAGCTCGTCCCAGGAGCCGGCGGCCAGGCTTTCCGACAGCGCAATGCGTTCGTCGATGCCGACGAGCACTTCAGCCAGGCGCGCCCGCCGATCCTCCAGCGGCTGCTCACGGATATCGACGCCTTCGTGCTCCATCAGGTCGTAGGCAAAGAACCGCACCGGATGTTTTTGCTGCATGTTGGCCGAGGGCTTGAGCCGGCCGATGCGGCGCTGCAGGCGGGCGAACGGCAGCGGCAGGCTGTCGCCGGCGGCCCAGGCCAGGATCTCACCGTCCAGCACGCAGCCGTCGGGCAGCGCGGCCGCGGCGGCCTCCAGTTCCGGAAAGCGGCCTTCCATCAAGTCCTCGCCGCGTGACCAGATATGACATTCGCCGGCACGCCGGATGAGCTGGGCCCGGATGCCGTCCCATTTCCATTCGGCGTGCCAGTTTCCGGCCGGGCCGAGGTCGGCGATCGTCTCGATCGGCGCATTTTCGATCGGCGAGGCGAGAAAGAATGGGTACGGCTGCGCCGCATCCTCGCCGTGGTCCTCGGGATCGACCAGGCGCTCGAAGAATTCCGGGGTGGGTTGCCAGCGTCCCATCAATCGATGGGCCAACCGGGCCGGCTCGATGCCGGCATATTCGGCGAGCGCCCGGGTCACCAGCCGCCGCGATACACCGACCCGGAAGGCGCCCGTGAGCAGTTTGTTGAGCGTAAAGCGCGCCTCGGTCGGCAGTTCGCGCCAATAGCCGAACAAACGCGCCTTCTGCTCGGTCTCGCTGAGGTTTTTGAGCGGCAGAATGCGGTTCTCGACCCATTCGTGCAGCGGCAGGTCGAGCCCGGCCTCGCTCGAGCCGATCTCGTCGAGCAACAGCGTCATGGTTTCGGCCGAATCGCCGACGGCGGCGTAACTCTCCTCGACCAGCCACATCGGCATGTCGATCGCCTCGGCTACCCATTCCCGCAGCTTCGGCCCGGCAATCAGGCGTTTGATGCGCCGCCCGCAGAGAAACGACACCGCCCAGGCGGCATCGGCCGAGGGCGCCTGGGCGAAATAATCGCGCATCGCGGCCACCTTCGGCTTGGTCGCCGTGGTTGCATCGAGACGCATGTATAACGCCGTGAATCGCCGCATTAGCCCACCGTATTTGTGCCCATGACCGGCGAATCGGGAAGGATGGAGCACGATTGACTTCCCGACCCCGTATTCCTGCGGGCGCCTTGTGCCACCTGATTTACAAAGCGCGCGACAGACGCTGTCCAGTGCGCCGGGACCGGCACGACGCAAGTACTTTCCAAACCAGACATGAACCTGAGCATTGCCGCTGCCAAGGTTGGTCAGGAGGCCGGTATTTGGGCTTTGCTGATGGATTCAAACAGATGGTCTTGCTCAGCATTCAGCCAGCGGGCCGGCGCTTTGTCGCTCATCGTGTCGGCCTGTACATCCAGCTTATCGGAGTCGAGGCCTGCAGCGATGACCCGAGCTTGTCATAGGATGCCACGATCGCGTCATAGGGGTAGGCGTTGCAGCTCTTGCCTTGGCAGCCAGGTGTTTACGGGAGGACAGGCACGAACGGTGAGTGGCCCGATAGGGCGAGAGCACGTCCTAACCGAAGTGGCGCATTGCGCCGCGTTCGCTGGAGTCTCGAGTTCGACGGCGCCAAGACGCAGCCGTATTCATCACCGGCATCGTGAAGCCATCGCCAGAGAGGATCGGCGAAGCAACGCCGAACGACGAGCCCGAACGCTTGTCCGGGCTCCACGGTTCGGATGGCGGTGATTTTTTATTCGAGCACGACCGTTCTGTCTCCATTTAGAAACACGCGTCCATCCAGATGCAATGCCAGGGCGCGCGCCAGGGTATGGCATTCGCAGTCGCGCCCTTTTGCCACGAGATCACTTACGCTGTCGGCATGATCCACCCGGGCCACGGTCTGCTCGATAATCGGGCCCTCGTCGAGGTCGGTGGTGACATAGTGCGCAGTCGCGCCGATGAGCTTGACGCCGCGCACAAAAGCTTGGCGATACGGTTTGGCGCCTTTGAAACCGGGCAGAAACGAGTGGTGAATATTAATTGCCCACCCGCGCAGTTTTCGGCTCAGATCGTCCGACAGGATCTGCATGTAGCGCGCGAGCACAACCAGCTCGGTATCCGTGTCCTCGATCAATTGCCAGAGTGCGGCTTCTTGCTCGGCACGGGTATCGGCCGTAACCGGCAGGTGCACGAACCTGAAACCGTAAGCGTCCGCCAGCGGCTTGAGATCGCGATGATTGGAGGCGATGGCCGTGATATCCATCGCCAGTTCGCCGCGTTCGTGACGATACAACAGATCGCGCAGGCAATGATCGGTTTTTGAGACCATGAGCAATACGCGCGGTCTCGCATCGACGGGCTTGAGCGACCAGCGCATGTCGAACCGATCGGCGACCTCGGCAAAACTGGCCGTCAGTGCCTCGGAGTCGACGTCAGGGTCGACCCCGAACAAAACACGGGCGAAGAACCGATTTTCGTTAACGTCGTCGAACTGATCGAATTCGACGATATACCCTACGTACCGATCGATGAATTCGCTGATGGCGGCGACCTGTCCCTGCGCGCTGTTCGCCGTAGCGGTCAGAATGAATCGCGTGCTGCCAGCCGCGTCGATTGGGCGGATGCTAGCCATTGTTTACCCTCGTTCTTCTTGTGTAGCGGCAACCGCCGGTGCGTCGTTGACCGGGGTTTGGGTGACAGCCAGGCACGACTGCGGCGCGCGTACTTCACAGCCGTATTCCCCCGATGCATCGCGCAGCCACTGCCAAAGATAATCGGCAAAGCTGCGGCGCACGACGATTTCGAATGAACGGCCCGGCTCGATGACGCGGATGAATGCCGTCGTCTTGGCCAGCAACGTGCGCGCACAATCGCCGGTGCCAAACACCCGCGGATGCAGATCGAGCGTGGTGCCCTTGGCCAGCACGTCGAGCGCATGTTCACCTTCGATGGCGATCAGCGTCTGACCGCCCGACAGATCAACTACGCCGGCATGCACGTCGCCCAGCGCCACACGTAGCCGATCAAGCCAATCCTGGCGCGCTTCGGGCTCGCACAACAGCAACCACTCGGTCGGGCGCTGCCAGGCAATGACCACGTCGGTGCCTTCAACCACAGTGTTGGGCGTGGTCGCAGGCGCGATCCCGAGCGTATCGCGACAAGCCTTGAAAAAAGCCTCGTCGTCAGGCTCGCCGCGCAGCGCGATCTGGCCGAGAAACGGCCGCTCGAACAGCGTGACCCGGGCGCCGGTCTGGCCGCGTCCCCCATGCACCGCGTCGGTCTGGGCAATCAGTGGGCTTTGCATCCGGTTATCAGACATTTTGACGCGCTCCTTCCTTGTCGTAGAACACGGGGCTGGTGATTTCGGCGGCGATCACACGGCCGTCGGGTTGCGGCGAATACACAGTCTCGCCGTGGCGCTTGTGGCCGCCGTTAACCAGGGCCAGCGCGAACGAGCGGCCCAGGGCTGCGCTGTAATAGCTCGATGAGACATAGCCGGTCATGGGTACCGGCGATTCGAAGCTCGGTCGCCGTTCGGAATCCGCATGATCAACAAGCTGGGCCCCTTCGGGCAGCACCGTTTCCGGCTCCTTGGGCAGCAGACCGACATACTGTCGGCGACTGTCCAGCACGATATCCGGGCGTTCGAGGGAGCGCTTACCGATGAAATCGGTCTTGTTCTTACCAATGGCCCACTGCATGCCCATATCCAAGGGTGTCATCGAGCCATCGGTGTCCTGTCCGGCCACGATGAAGCCTTTCTCTGCACGCAGCACATGCATGGTCTCGGTGCCGTAGGGTGTCAGGCCATAAGGCTCGCCCGCTTTCATGACGGCGTCCCAGAGGGCCTGACCATAGTTGGCGTCGACGTTGATCTCGAACGCCAGCTCCCCGGTAAAGCTGATCCGGAAGATACGCGCGGGTATCCCCGCAACCGTACCCTCGCGAAAGCTCATGAACGGAAAAGCGTCCCGCGACAGATCGATGTCGTCGCAAACGGCCTCCACGATCTTGCGGCTGTCCGGCCCATTGACCGCCATGGTGGCCCACTCGTCGGTTACGGAGGTGAAAAACACCTTCATCTCCGGCCACTCGGTCTGGTGCCATTCTTCCAGCCAGCGCAGCACACCGGCCGCCCCGCCGCTGGTCGTGGTCAACAGATAATGATTCTCGCCGAGCTTGGCCGTCACGCCATCATCGAAGATCATGCCGTCTTCGTGCAGCATGAGGCCGTAGCGACAGGTCCCGGTCTTCATCTTCAGCCGGCCGCCGGTATAGATCATTTCCAGGAAACGATTGGCGTCCGGGCCGTGCACCTCGATCTTGCCGAGCGTCGAGGCATCGAGCACCCCGGCATGCTGACGCGTGGCCAGGCACTCGCGGTTGACGGCGTCCTGCATTGATTCGCCGGCCTTGGGGTAGTACCACGGCCGGTGCCACTGACCGACGTTCTCGAACAACGCGCCGTGGGCGACGTGCCATTCGTGCATCGCGGTCTTGCGCACCGGGTCATACAATTCGCCATGCTCACGGCCGGCCATGGCGCCGAACGACACCGGCGTATAGGCCGGACGGAACGTGGTGGTACCGGTCTCCGGAATGCTCTGGCCCAGCGTGCGGGCCAGAATCGCCATGCCGTTGATGTTGCCGAGCTTGCCCTGATCGGTACCAAAGCCAAGCGCGGTATAGCGCTTGACGTGCTGGATCGACTCGTAGCCCTCGCGCGCGGCGAGCACGATATCGGACGCCGAGGTATCGTTCTGGAAATCCACGAACTGCTTGGGCCCACGGCTCATGGGCTGGCCCTTGGGCACCAGCCAGAACGGCTGGATCGGCATCTCGGCGGGGGCCTCCGCCACACTCAGATCGGGCGCAGCACCCGGCTTGAAACCCGCCGCAGTCGCCGCCTCAGCACCGCTGCTGATGCCCTGATCCAGGCAGTCGCGCAGTGTGTTGACACCGGTCACCGCACCCGCAGAGCGCCGATCCTCTGTCGACGCCGGTGGCAGGAAACTCGCGGTTTCATCGCTCCATACCGGCAGCGCGCCCGTATGACAGTGCAGATGAACAGATGGCGACCAACCGCCCGAGTTCGCGACCAGATCACAGTCGATCAGCACGCGATCGCCGGTCAACTGCTCACCGGACAATCGCTGCACCTCGGCCCGCTTGACGCGCCGGGTGCCGCGCACATTGGCCACCACATGACCGCCGTAGATCGGCACACCGGCCGCGCGCACACGCTGGGCCAACTCGCCTCTGGGTTTGGCGCGCACATCAACCACCGCCGCGACTTCGATCTTCGCCGCATGCAGATCGAGTGCGGTCTGATAGGCGCTGTCGTTGTTGGTGAACACCACCGCGCGCTTGCCCGGCGCCACACCGTAGCGGTTGATATAGGTCGATACCGCCGAGGCCATCATCACGCCCGGCCGATCGTTGTTGGCGAACACCAAAGGGCGTTCGAGCGCGCCGGTTGCATGGACAACCTGAGCAGCGCGCACACGCCAATAACGGTGCCGGAGCGCGTTGTCGTCGTTCGCGCTGTCCGCATAATCGCCGCAATCCTCGACGATACCCACGAAATTATGATCGTAGTGTCCGAACGCCGTCGCCCGTTTGAGAACGCGGACATCGGGGAGCGACTCGAGCTCGGCGACGGTCGCGGCGACCCAGTCGGCCGCCGGGCGCCCGTTGATCGTCTCGGAGGCGGACAACAGCGAACCACCCAATTCGGCCTGCTCGTCGACCAGCATCACCCGCGCCCCGGCGCGGCCGGCGACGAGTGCCGCCGACAGGCCCGCTGCCCCGCCGCCGACCACCAGCACATCGCAGTGCGTGTTCATCTTGTCGTAGCGGGCGGGATCGGGTTTCGTCGGGGAGTACCCGAGCCCGGCGGCCTTGCGGATCTGGCGCTCGAAGTACGGCCAGGAGTTCTTCGGCCACATGAAGGTCTTGTAGTAGAAGCCGGCCGGCAACAGACTCGAAAATGTATTGTTGATCCCCATGAGATCGAACCAGAGGCTCGATACCGTAGAGGCTTTCAATCCTTCGTAAAGCTCGACCTGGGTGGCCCGCTGATCCGGGCGCACGGTTGCTCCCGAGCCGACCTGCATGATGGCGTTGGGCTCTTCGGCGCCCGCTCCGACGATACCGCGCGGGCGGTGCAGCTTGAAGCTGCGCCCAACCACCGACACACCGTTGGCGATCAACGCCGAGGCCAGCGTATCCCCGGCATAGCCGGTGTAGCGCTTGCCATTGAAGGTAAACGACAGCGGCCGGTCGCGATCGATTCGGCCGCCGGACGCCAGACGATAGGGCTGTGTCATGACTGACCTCCTGGAGTGCTCTCGCCCGGGCGATAAGTCGCCTCTATACGGTTGGTTACGGTGTCGCGCACTGCGTTGAAGAACTGCTGGCAACCATGGGCGTGATGCCACTGCTCACGAAACCGCCCGCGCGTATTGCGGCGCATGAACAGATAATCCGCCCATTCCGCGTCAGACAGCTGGGATGGATCGGCGGGGCGCTCGATATGCGCTTCGCCGGCGTAGGAAAACTCGCTCTGGTCGCGTGGGCCACACCAGGGGCAAGGAATTTGCAACATGGGAATCTCCTCCTTAGTCAGCCCGACGCACTAATGCGCAACGCCGGCAGCGCCGTGTTCATCGACCAGATAGCCCGTTGTGTAGCGATCCAGCGAAAAAGGCGCGTTGATTGGATGCGGCTCACCCGTGGCCAGCGTATGCGCGAATGTCCAGCCCGAGCCCGGCGTCGCCTTGAAGCCACCGGTGCCCCAACCGCAGTTGATGAACAGGTTCTGGACCGGCGTCTTGCCGATGATCGGGCTGGCATCCGGCGTGGTATCCACGATGCCGCCCCAGTGCCGCAGCATGCGCATGCGCGAGAAGATCGGGAACATCTCCTTGAGCGCCGCCAACTGGTGCTCGATGATGTCCATGCTGCCGCGCTGGCTATAGCCGAGATAGGCATCGATGCCCGCACCGATGACCAACTCGCCCTTGTCGGACTGGCTGACGTAGGCGTGCACCGCACCGGACATGATGACCGTGTCGATGATCGGCTTGACCGGCTCGGATACCAGCGCCTGCAGCGGATGCGACTCCACCGGCAGGGAAAAGCCGGCCATCTCCGCCAGCACACCGGAGTGCCCGGCCACCACGATGCCGACCTTGTTGGCGCCGATCGTGCCCCTGGTGGTTTCGACGCCGGTGACCTTGCCGCCGTCACGGATGATCCCCGTGACTTCGCAGTTCTCGATGATGTCGACGCCGGCGGCGTCCGCAGCCCGCGCATAGCCCCAGGCAACGCCGTCATGGCGTGCAGTTCCGGCACGCCGTTGCAGCGAGGCACCCAGGATCGGATAGCGTGCGTCCGGCGAGGTATTGATGATCGGCACCTCGCGCTTGATGTCGTCGGCATAGACCACTTCGCTGTCGATGCCGTTCAGGCGATTGGCATTCACCCGGCGATGGATGTCGCGCATGTCCTGAAGTGAATGCCCCAGGTTGTAGACGCCGCGCTGCGAGAACATCAGGTTGTAGTTGAGCTCCTGGCTCAGCCCCTCCCACAGCTTCAGCGACTTCTCGTATATCGCGGCCGACTCATCGTAGAGATAGTTCGAGCGCACGATGGTGGTGTTGCGTGCGGTGTTCCCTCCGCCCAGCCAGCCTTTCTCGAGCACGGCCACGTTGGTGATGCCGTGCTCCTTGGCCAGGTAGTAGGCCGTGGCCAGGCCATGGCCGCCGGCGCCGATGATAATCACATCGTATTTCCGCTGGGGCTCTGGGCTACGCCAGGCTTCCTGCCAGTTCTCGTGATGGGACAACGCGTTACGTGCGATCGAAAAGATCGAGTATTTCTTCATGATGGTTTCTCCTGGCCTTCGGGGCCCTCTCAGCACTCGATCACGTTGACTGCCAGTCCGCCGCGCGAGGTTTCCTTGTATTTGGTCTTCATGTCGGCGCCGGTCGCCCGCATGGTCGCGATCACCTTATCCAGCGAGACGAAATGCTCGCCGTCACCGCGCAGGGCCATGCGCGCGGCGTGGATCGCCTTGACGGCGCCCATGGCGTTACGCTCGATGCAGGGCACCTGTACCAGCCCGCCAATCGGGTCGCAGGTCAGACCGAGGTTGTGTTCCATGCCGATCTCGGCGGCGTTCTCGACCTGCCCCGGCGTACCGCCCAGACACTCCGCGAGCGCGCCGGCCGCCATCGAACAAGCCACGCCGACCTCGCCTTGGCAGCCGACCTCGGCGCCGGAAATCGACGCATTCTCCTTGTAGAGCACGCCGATCGCGGCGGCGGTGAGCAAAAAACGTGCGATGTCGTCGTCGCTGCCGTTACGGAATTCGACGAGATAGTTGAGCACCGCCGGGACGATGCCGGCCGCACCATTGGTCGGCGCGGTCACGACGCGGCCGCCGGAAGCGTTTTCCTCGTTAACCGCGAGCGCGTACAGCGTGACCCAGTCCATGATGTCCAATGGATCATCCTGCTCGGCGCGCGCCTGCAGATCGGCGTATAGCCGGGCGGCGCGCCGACGGACCTTCATCCCACCGGGCAGAAATCCTTCGCGATCACAGCCCTGTTGGATACAGCGCTTCATGACCGACCAGATCCGAAGCAACTCGGCCCGAATCTCGGCTTCGTCCCGCCAAGCGAGTTCGTTGGCGAACATGACGTCGCTGATGGCGATATCGTCGCGCTGACAATACGCAAGCAGTTCATCCGCGGTGGAAAACGGGTAGTGCTGGGGCGTCGTATCTTCGACGATGCGCGCCTCGCCGCTGTGGTCGTCGGGCTCGACCACGAAACCGCCCCCCACCGAAAAGAAGGTGCGCTCGGACAGGGTGTCGCCCGCCCGGCTGTAGGCGATGAAGTGCATGCCGTTGGGGTGGGCCGGCAGGCTCTTGCGCTTGTTCATGATCAACTCGCGCCGGTTGTGAAACCCCACCGTGTGCCGGCCAGCCAGCGCCAACCGACCGCTGTCCTTGATCGCGGCGACGCGCGACTCGATCGTTTCGACATCGACCGTTTCCGGTTCCTCGCCTTCCAGGCCGAGCATGACGGCCTTGTCGGTACCGTGCCCGCGACCGGTAGCCGCCAGCGAACCATAAAGTTCGACCCGAACGTCGGCCACCTGGTCGAGCGTATTGCTCTCGGCGAGACCTTCGGCAAACAACCGCGCAGCCCGCATCGGCCCGACCGTATGCGAACTCGATGGTCCG is from Salinisphaera sp. LB1 and encodes:
- a CDS encoding ATP-dependent DNA ligase, producing the protein MRRFTALYMRLDATTATKPKVAAMRDYFAQAPSADAAWAVSFLCGRRIKRLIAGPKLREWVAEAIDMPMWLVEESYAAVGDSAETMTLLLDEIGSSEAGLDLPLHEWVENRILPLKNLSETEQKARLFGYWRELPTEARFTLNKLLTGAFRVGVSRRLVTRALAEYAGIEPARLAHRLMGRWQPTPEFFERLVDPEDHGEDAAQPYPFFLASPIENAPIETIADLGPAGNWHAEWKWDGIRAQLIRRAGECHIWSRGEDLMEGRFPELEAAAAALPDGCVLDGEILAWAAGDSLPLPFARLQRRIGRLKPSANMQQKHPVRFFAYDLMEHEGVDIREQPLEDRRARLAEVLVGIDERIALSESLAAGSWDELAALRERSREFATEGFVLKRLGSPYRVGRVRGDWWKWKIDPFSVDAVLLYAQPGSGRRSSLLTDYTFAVWDGDALVPFAKAYSGLTDKEIRQVDAWIRKNTKERFGPVRSVTPQHVFELHFEGIQASNRHKSGIAVRFPRIARWRTDKPLEEADTLDNVKALLPPNEWAEPG
- the purU gene encoding formyltetrahydrofolate deformylase → MASIRPIDAAGSTRFILTATANSAQGQVAAISEFIDRYVGYIVEFDQFDDVNENRFFARVLFGVDPDVDSEALTASFAEVADRFDMRWSLKPVDARPRVLLMVSKTDHCLRDLLYRHERGELAMDITAIASNHRDLKPLADAYGFRFVHLPVTADTRAEQEAALWQLIEDTDTELVVLARYMQILSDDLSRKLRGWAINIHHSFLPGFKGAKPYRQAFVRGVKLIGATAHYVTTDLDEGPIIEQTVARVDHADSVSDLVAKGRDCECHTLARALALHLDGRVFLNGDRTVVLE
- a CDS encoding sarcosine oxidase subunit gamma, producing the protein MSDNRMQSPLIAQTDAVHGGRGQTGARVTLFERPFLGQIALRGEPDDEAFFKACRDTLGIAPATTPNTVVEGTDVVIAWQRPTEWLLLCEPEARQDWLDRLRVALGDVHAGVVDLSGGQTLIAIEGEHALDVLAKGTTLDLHPRVFGTGDCARTLLAKTTAFIRVIEPGRSFEIVVRRSFADYLWQWLRDASGEYGCEVRAPQSCLAVTQTPVNDAPAVAATQEERG
- a CDS encoding sarcosine oxidase subunit alpha family protein produces the protein MTQPYRLASGGRIDRDRPLSFTFNGKRYTGYAGDTLASALIANGVSVVGRSFKLHRPRGIVGAGAEEPNAIMQVGSGATVRPDQRATQVELYEGLKASTVSSLWFDLMGINNTFSSLLPAGFYYKTFMWPKNSWPYFERQIRKAAGLGYSPTKPDPARYDKMNTHCDVLVVGGGAAGLSAALVAGRAGARVMLVDEQAELGGSLLSASETINGRPAADWVAATVAELESLPDVRVLKRATAFGHYDHNFVGIVEDCGDYADSANDDNALRHRYWRVRAAQVVHATGALERPLVFANNDRPGVMMASAVSTYINRYGVAPGKRAVVFTNNDSAYQTALDLHAAKIEVAAVVDVRAKPRGELAQRVRAAGVPIYGGHVVANVRGTRRVKRAEVQRLSGEQLTGDRVLIDCDLVANSGGWSPSVHLHCHTGALPVWSDETASFLPPASTEDRRSAGAVTGVNTLRDCLDQGISSGAEAATAAGFKPGAAPDLSVAEAPAEMPIQPFWLVPKGQPMSRGPKQFVDFQNDTSASDIVLAAREGYESIQHVKRYTALGFGTDQGKLGNINGMAILARTLGQSIPETGTTTFRPAYTPVSFGAMAGREHGELYDPVRKTAMHEWHVAHGALFENVGQWHRPWYYPKAGESMQDAVNRECLATRQHAGVLDASTLGKIEVHGPDANRFLEMIYTGGRLKMKTGTCRYGLMLHEDGMIFDDGVTAKLGENHYLLTTTSGGAAGVLRWLEEWHQTEWPEMKVFFTSVTDEWATMAVNGPDSRKIVEAVCDDIDLSRDAFPFMSFREGTVAGIPARIFRISFTGELAFEINVDANYGQALWDAVMKAGEPYGLTPYGTETMHVLRAEKGFIVAGQDTDGSMTPLDMGMQWAIGKNKTDFIGKRSLERPDIVLDSRRQYVGLLPKEPETVLPEGAQLVDHADSERRPSFESPVPMTGYVSSSYYSAALGRSFALALVNGGHKRHGETVYSPQPDGRVIAAEITSPVFYDKEGARQNV
- a CDS encoding sarcosine oxidase subunit delta, yielding MLQIPCPWCGPRDQSEFSYAGEAHIERPADPSQLSDAEWADYLFMRRNTRGRFREQWHHAHGCQQFFNAVRDTVTNRIEATYRPGESTPGGQS
- a CDS encoding sarcosine oxidase subunit beta family protein, which translates into the protein MKKYSIFSIARNALSHHENWQEAWRSPEPQRKYDVIIIGAGGHGLATAYYLAKEHGITNVAVLEKGWLGGGNTARNTTIVRSNYLYDESAAIYEKSLKLWEGLSQELNYNLMFSQRGVYNLGHSLQDMRDIHRRVNANRLNGIDSEVVYADDIKREVPIINTSPDARYPILGASLQRRAGTARHDGVAWGYARAADAAGVDIIENCEVTGIIRDGGKVTGVETTRGTIGANKVGIVVAGHSGVLAEMAGFSLPVESHPLQALVSEPVKPIIDTVIMSGAVHAYVSQSDKGELVIGAGIDAYLGYSQRGSMDIIEHQLAALKEMFPIFSRMRMLRHWGGIVDTTPDASPIIGKTPVQNLFINCGWGTGGFKATPGSGWTFAHTLATGEPHPINAPFSLDRYTTGYLVDEHGAAGVAH
- a CDS encoding L-serine ammonia-lyase, with protein sequence MAVSIFELFKIGIGPSSSHTVGPMRAARLFAEGLAESNTLDQVADVRVELYGSLAATGRGHGTDKAVMLGLEGEEPETVDVETIESRVAAIKDSGRLALAGRHTVGFHNRRELIMNKRKSLPAHPNGMHFIAYSRAGDTLSERTFFSVGGGFVVEPDDHSGEARIVEDTTPQHYPFSTADELLAYCQRDDIAISDVMFANELAWRDEAEIRAELLRIWSVMKRCIQQGCDREGFLPGGMKVRRRAARLYADLQARAEQDDPLDIMDWVTLYALAVNEENASGGRVVTAPTNGAAGIVPAVLNYLVEFRNGSDDDIARFLLTAAAIGVLYKENASISGAEVGCQGEVGVACSMAAGALAECLGGTPGQVENAAEIGMEHNLGLTCDPIGGLVQVPCIERNAMGAVKAIHAARMALRGDGEHFVSLDKVIATMRATGADMKTKYKETSRGGLAVNVIEC